In Amaranthus tricolor cultivar Red isolate AtriRed21 chromosome 3, ASM2621246v1, whole genome shotgun sequence, a single window of DNA contains:
- the LOC130808267 gene encoding sesquiterpene synthase 2-like: MVLNEEFEPKYSYARMCWNKWFKIISIIDDIYDSYGLLEELEVFTEAIQRWDKSCIDQLPDYMKLFYEAMLDTDEEMEQELAKEGRSYAVYYAKKQVKLKSQAYLQEARWRHEKYVPTYDEYMKNAIFSSGSLFVTVTTYLCMGNIPNKDSFEWLHHNSRAPRASSVLTRLANDISGHKLILIHLEDWEVKPANATVCSMKRDYASTSVESYMSQFGIISEEEAYKHLQMQMEEAWKDISTDMLGPTNVPMPIVQRVINLSRVLCDFYSIGEDRYTMGKCMKPSITSVLTDSLCIDKYTVRVFFCSCCNL, encoded by the exons ATGGTATTGAACGAAGAG TTTGAACCTAAGTACTCATACGCAAGGATGTGTTGGAACAAATGGTTCAAGATTATATCCATAATCGATGACATCTATGACTCATATGGACTGTTAGAAGAGCTCGAAGTCTTCACAGAAGCAATTCAAAG GTGGGACAAAAGTTGCATTGATCAGCTTCCTGATTACATGAAATTGTTTTATGAAGCGATGCTCGACACAGACGAAGAAATGGAGCAAGAATTAGCCAAAGAGGGACGATCCTATGCTGTTTATTACGccaaaaaacaagtaaaactgaA AAGCCAAGCTTACCTACAAGAAGCAAGATGGCGTCATGAAAAGTATGTTCCAACATACGATGAGTATATGAAGAATGCCATTTTCAGCTCTGGATCCTTGTTCGTCACTGTTACAACTTATCTTTGTATGGggaatataccaaataaggatTCTTTTGAATGGCTCCACCATAATTCAAGGGCTCCAAGAGCTTCATCTGTACTCACTAGGCTTGCTAATGACATTTCAGGCCATAAG cttattttgatacattTAGAGGATTGGGAAGTCAAACCAGCCAATGCTactgtttg ttCGATGAAAAGAGACTATGCTAGTACATCTGTGGAAAGCTATATGAGCCAATTTGGGATTATCTCCGAGGAAGAAGCTTACAAGCACTTACAAATGCAGATGGAGGAAGCATGGAAAGACATAAGCACAGACATGCTTGGACCTACAAATGTTCCAATGCCTATTGTCCAACGAGTAATCAACCTATCAAGAgttttatgtgatttttattCTATTGGTGAAGATCGATACACTATGGGTAAGTGTATGAAACCAAGTATTACTTCTGTTCTTACAGATTCCTTATGTATAGACAAATATACTGTAAGAGTTTTCTTTTGTTCTTGTTGTAACTTGTAA